The Amycolatopsis sp. 195334CR genome window below encodes:
- a CDS encoding TNT domain-containing protein, giving the protein MTQPHELHQGLAGRAWLQAFATYKDEEFQVAGFTAPHFLLSWSKDDAERAAELGIPEGDAGGYIDKATPEQLTALWQVRIDVNSSAATPPAQPLSEDERGKLLIDLGRALVPLRPEHGTVTVDFRQLGGYTEVEVSSTDDNGTLFWSAPPAVGELLSELRAGMYEKGVGAWLQARYTLRGNQFDFDFDLLSPPEWKRPPDRPGLPTRTAFAKELEEFPREDEHLPRWLREKAGLPLAVRFQHARIVDAYIPGERPVVDRPALPEEETLAVLHYLERSPVVLIGDQPGPDIFAPDGEPDVPERYHTDGRWIWHASAAHYLRKHGTPPDQELVEHIRAQRYQTPHVDRLHRLTAAADLLGEPRPKPDPEQFEPSTGDLAAELETQVGPELDGAETLATLRARLDEAGAWPNAYRLGESVDDAWSLKHTEQGWEVARYQGGEPVDPVYFSRVESAAQQLLGAVLLHPARITAGAESPLETARELADWPIQPVDGEPPLTLLRNKRLIRLATGTVVVRFGDEHGNLVHHTGVRFPTTSLPLERESAERRYRLARPLYVITGITVPWANLPGGAIAYVLPRTITEHTSDGSLEGTV; this is encoded by the coding sequence ATGACCCAGCCGCATGAGCTGCACCAGGGCCTGGCCGGCCGGGCCTGGTTGCAGGCGTTCGCCACCTACAAGGACGAGGAGTTCCAGGTGGCGGGCTTCACCGCCCCGCACTTCCTGCTGTCGTGGAGCAAGGACGACGCCGAGCGCGCGGCCGAGCTGGGCATTCCCGAAGGCGACGCGGGTGGCTATATCGACAAGGCGACGCCCGAGCAGCTGACCGCGTTGTGGCAGGTCCGCATCGACGTGAACAGCTCCGCCGCCACCCCGCCCGCCCAGCCGCTGTCCGAGGACGAGCGCGGCAAGCTGCTCATCGACCTCGGGCGCGCGTTGGTCCCGCTGCGCCCCGAGCACGGCACGGTCACCGTCGACTTCCGCCAGCTCGGCGGGTACACCGAGGTCGAGGTCAGCTCCACCGACGACAACGGCACCCTCTTCTGGTCCGCGCCCCCCGCGGTCGGGGAGCTGCTCTCCGAACTGCGCGCCGGGATGTACGAGAAGGGCGTCGGGGCCTGGTTGCAGGCGCGGTACACCCTGCGCGGCAACCAGTTCGACTTCGACTTCGACCTGCTCAGCCCGCCGGAGTGGAAGCGCCCGCCGGACCGGCCCGGGCTGCCCACCCGCACCGCCTTCGCCAAGGAGCTCGAGGAGTTCCCCCGCGAGGACGAGCACCTGCCGCGGTGGCTGCGCGAGAAGGCGGGCCTACCCCTCGCCGTGCGCTTCCAGCACGCGCGGATCGTCGACGCCTACATCCCCGGTGAGCGTCCGGTGGTCGACCGCCCCGCGCTGCCCGAGGAGGAGACGCTCGCGGTCCTGCACTACCTCGAGCGCTCGCCGGTGGTGCTGATCGGCGACCAGCCGGGCCCGGACATCTTCGCCCCGGACGGTGAGCCGGACGTGCCGGAGCGCTACCACACCGACGGCCGGTGGATCTGGCACGCGTCGGCGGCGCACTACCTCCGCAAGCACGGCACACCCCCGGACCAGGAGCTGGTCGAGCACATCCGCGCGCAGCGGTACCAGACCCCGCACGTGGACCGCCTGCACCGGCTGACCGCCGCCGCCGACCTGCTCGGTGAGCCGCGGCCGAAACCGGACCCCGAGCAGTTCGAGCCGAGCACCGGCGACCTGGCCGCCGAGCTGGAAACCCAGGTCGGCCCCGAGCTGGACGGCGCCGAGACGCTGGCGACGCTGCGCGCCCGCCTCGACGAGGCCGGCGCCTGGCCGAACGCCTACCGACTGGGTGAATCCGTGGACGACGCGTGGAGCCTCAAGCACACCGAGCAGGGCTGGGAAGTGGCTCGCTACCAGGGCGGCGAGCCGGTCGACCCGGTGTACTTCAGCCGGGTGGAAAGCGCCGCGCAGCAGTTGCTCGGCGCGGTGCTGTTGCACCCCGCGCGCATCACCGCGGGGGCAGAGAGCCCGCTGGAGACCGCGCGCGAGCTCGCCGACTGGCCGATCCAGCCGGTCGACGGCGAACCGCCGCTGACGTTGTTGCGGAACAAGCGCCTGATCCGCCTCGCCACGGGTACGGTTGTCGTGCGTTTCGGTGACGAACACGGCAACCTGGTGCACCACACCGGGGTGCGTTTCCCCACCACCTCCCTGCCGCTGGAGCGGGAAAGCGCGGAACGCCGGTATCGGCTGGCCCGCCCGCTGTACGTGATCACCGGGATCACCGTGCCCTGGGCGAACCTGCCCGGGGGAGCGATCGCCTACGTTCTCCCCAGGACGATCACCGAGCACACCAGTGACGGAAGTCTGGAAGGAACGGTCTGA
- a CDS encoding YrhB domain-containing protein — translation MGEAVPAIVSTNEMTQSTREQAIGRVEAWLRDQDGGDALRVRSEYVVRNGDGWNVPYNAAAFLDGSDISKGLFPTPVLFVPDDGGEVRHNAAAMAVPNPPRAVADEGPSTWTPVVDSDFDQAAFPKLAPPEKAILRRESADGAVQPNPAYQVGPLKMGFPVPLTNAEKLWQYRSVGWLDDQTYYRHLTECEVLDVGDNTAYTSPVRVPAEVKSWTRKTLRRLFQEQGGGGSVLLDPGTYSAELVRHHVLPELGDDQGPEPVPGAPAEYTAKVVETVDALVAEFGVDPPRYLTGHLPFAAEQARQYGYLLTEAECLQYARAYAWWFRNLRAPVTGATVSWPDDLWAAGFVEHRATDGTPSPQPWHFGKFFKRISTQQGSNFRWNRVAGAYVGFALGDSIGAQADQHGSWTGGELERGGLTRQLLFQTEAVIRGLPPVNDTAEVPASLPRVGRPESWLNEATAGTGPAPAEFAALLAPALAATVAGGTPVEGIDVAYSQAIAHELIGAAAGPDLTECADLLVRVLWGVLSPAEGLPDQLAKPVYALLGEIRNSLPEHDSLRAELATVIKLRDDWSGDETAQLESIGDGRSPRSVLLRAFFAAAKRGHDPGGAILLAANSSGSSAVTAALTGMLVGAQRGVPGLPQQWVARLPQLGLVDNVAGDAFYHFHRFGVAREPSAQGEWEARYPRG, via the coding sequence ATGGGCGAGGCGGTACCCGCGATCGTGAGCACCAACGAGATGACCCAGAGCACGCGAGAGCAGGCGATCGGCCGCGTCGAGGCGTGGCTGCGCGACCAGGACGGCGGCGACGCGCTGCGTGTGCGCAGCGAGTACGTCGTCCGCAACGGCGACGGCTGGAACGTGCCCTACAACGCGGCCGCTTTCCTCGACGGCAGCGACATCAGCAAGGGTCTGTTCCCGACCCCGGTGCTCTTCGTGCCGGACGACGGCGGCGAGGTGCGGCACAACGCGGCCGCGATGGCCGTGCCGAACCCGCCGAGGGCCGTCGCCGACGAGGGCCCGTCCACCTGGACGCCGGTCGTGGATTCCGACTTCGACCAGGCCGCGTTCCCGAAGCTGGCGCCGCCGGAGAAGGCGATCCTGCGCCGCGAATCGGCCGACGGCGCCGTCCAGCCGAACCCGGCTTACCAGGTCGGGCCGCTGAAGATGGGCTTCCCGGTACCGCTCACGAACGCCGAGAAGCTCTGGCAGTACCGCTCGGTCGGCTGGCTCGACGACCAGACCTACTACCGCCACCTCACCGAGTGCGAGGTGCTCGACGTCGGCGACAACACCGCGTACACCTCGCCGGTGCGCGTGCCCGCCGAGGTGAAGTCGTGGACGCGCAAAACGCTGCGGCGGCTGTTCCAGGAGCAGGGCGGCGGCGGTTCGGTGCTGCTCGACCCCGGCACGTACAGCGCCGAGCTGGTGCGCCACCACGTGCTGCCCGAACTGGGCGACGACCAGGGCCCCGAGCCGGTGCCCGGCGCGCCCGCCGAATACACCGCGAAGGTCGTCGAGACGGTGGACGCGCTGGTCGCCGAGTTCGGCGTCGACCCGCCGCGCTACCTGACCGGGCACCTGCCGTTCGCCGCCGAGCAGGCCCGGCAGTACGGCTACCTGCTGACCGAGGCGGAATGCCTCCAGTACGCGCGGGCGTACGCGTGGTGGTTCCGCAACCTGCGCGCTCCGGTCACCGGCGCGACGGTGAGCTGGCCGGACGACCTGTGGGCGGCCGGTTTTGTCGAGCACCGCGCCACCGACGGCACGCCGTCCCCGCAGCCGTGGCACTTCGGCAAGTTCTTCAAGCGGATCTCCACCCAGCAGGGCAGCAACTTCCGCTGGAACCGGGTGGCCGGCGCCTACGTCGGCTTCGCGCTGGGCGACTCGATCGGCGCGCAGGCCGACCAGCACGGCAGCTGGACCGGCGGTGAGCTGGAGCGCGGCGGCCTCACCCGGCAGCTGCTGTTCCAGACCGAAGCGGTGATCCGCGGCCTGCCGCCGGTGAACGACACCGCCGAGGTCCCCGCGTCGCTGCCGCGCGTCGGCAGGCCGGAGAGCTGGCTGAACGAGGCGACCGCGGGCACCGGCCCGGCGCCGGCCGAGTTCGCCGCGCTGCTCGCCCCCGCACTGGCGGCGACCGTCGCCGGTGGCACCCCGGTCGAGGGCATCGACGTGGCGTACTCGCAGGCCATCGCGCACGAGCTGATCGGCGCGGCGGCGGGCCCGGACCTCACCGAATGCGCCGATCTGCTGGTCCGCGTGCTGTGGGGCGTGCTCAGCCCGGCCGAGGGCCTGCCGGACCAGCTGGCCAAGCCGGTCTACGCGCTCCTCGGCGAGATCCGGAACTCGTTGCCGGAGCACGATTCGCTGCGGGCCGAGCTCGCCACGGTGATCAAGCTGCGTGACGACTGGTCCGGTGACGAAACCGCCCAGCTCGAATCGATCGGTGACGGCCGGTCGCCGCGTTCGGTGCTGCTGCGGGCGTTCTTCGCCGCGGCCAAGCGCGGGCACGACCCGGGCGGCGCGATCCTGCTGGCCGCGAACTCGTCCGGCAGTTCGGCGGTCACCGCCGCGCTGACCGGGATGCTGGTCGGCGCGCAGCGCGGCGTGCCCGGCCTGCCCCAGCAGTGGGTGGCGCGGCTGCCGCAGCTGGGCCTGGTGGACAACGTCGCCGGGGACGCCTTCTACCACTTCCACCGCTTCGGCGTGGCACGCGAGCCGTCGGCGCAGGGGGAGTGGGAAGCCAGATACCCGCGGG
- a CDS encoding YrhB domain-containing protein translates to MEAAEAVARVEDWLRAVHGPDQRTVRVDTDKVRRVPEGWSVPYNAVAYLDGGDAGKEIFPPPNMVVREPDGQVRQAAPHPGGLSIPARYPGREHWKEIVDREFRDSGLSHLGVPLAAVGGWQQVLPDGSDGDEERENPDYLPGPLRLGRERPRNPLEYLLAFHDAGWLDRERFLIGLVSTEVFIPIADNDRVPRTAYDQREHRLLTYSDPRHLPEHAHRWWHVDLATLMKLDPAPNLNLDGGPQYRQQVTGAELTAILATYPRFKQTVDKKLTGLAASQEIKTFAAEAAAKIALPTPVSPPTHAVDWARRNGYDLTDEEIRLTVLGRTWRERVRLDDGGRWPVDLASNGLQPGYGDNGEAVPRLNTFGKYFEQGNPGFKHGWHRITGAYAGFAVGEALGIHGTLGEDVPLGPLTQQLLFLTEGIIRSPHREDPEQEGQFAVAAARGLLRWLHTQGEPVPGPVDGWLAQVPELRTKTEPDAGELAALRDLAQERPGTAKGPGALLVALPAALTNGYAGEGITGGVAGAARQLAALTHGSEFDIEAAAFLATLFDRLLTKDKVCPPVTSARALFTGNSWDALRHAVNRGLMTMDATSKIPLLPKPSGFGPGTDTATVLSEVLSAVSGYENYPDLALHRSVTHDGRRPLTGALAGALIGARVGLPGLPWVSRLRSRYLVEHLASDAFWHFDQYSPVFESTSGWARRYPRS, encoded by the coding sequence GTGGAAGCGGCTGAAGCGGTAGCCAGGGTCGAGGACTGGCTTCGTGCCGTGCACGGGCCGGACCAGCGCACGGTCCGGGTCGACACGGACAAGGTGCGCCGGGTGCCCGAGGGCTGGTCGGTGCCCTACAACGCGGTGGCCTACCTGGACGGGGGCGACGCGGGCAAGGAGATCTTCCCGCCGCCGAACATGGTGGTGCGCGAGCCGGACGGGCAGGTGCGCCAGGCCGCGCCGCACCCCGGCGGGCTGAGCATCCCCGCGCGCTACCCCGGCCGGGAGCACTGGAAGGAGATCGTCGACCGGGAGTTCCGCGATTCCGGGCTCAGCCACCTCGGCGTGCCGCTGGCCGCGGTCGGTGGCTGGCAGCAGGTCCTGCCGGACGGCTCCGACGGCGACGAGGAACGCGAGAACCCGGACTACCTGCCGGGTCCGCTACGGCTGGGCCGCGAACGCCCGCGCAACCCGCTGGAGTACCTGCTCGCCTTCCACGACGCCGGCTGGCTGGACCGCGAGCGCTTCCTGATCGGCCTGGTCAGCACCGAGGTGTTCATCCCGATCGCGGACAACGACCGCGTCCCGCGCACCGCCTATGACCAGCGCGAACACCGGCTGCTCACGTACAGCGACCCGCGCCACCTGCCGGAGCACGCGCACCGCTGGTGGCACGTCGACCTGGCCACGCTGATGAAGCTGGACCCCGCGCCGAACCTGAACCTCGACGGCGGACCGCAGTACCGCCAGCAGGTCACCGGCGCCGAGCTGACCGCGATCCTGGCCACCTACCCGCGGTTCAAGCAGACCGTGGACAAGAAGCTCACCGGACTGGCCGCCAGCCAGGAGATCAAGACCTTCGCCGCCGAGGCCGCCGCGAAGATCGCCCTGCCGACGCCGGTCTCCCCGCCGACGCACGCGGTCGACTGGGCCCGCCGCAACGGGTACGACCTGACCGACGAAGAGATCCGGCTGACCGTGCTCGGGCGGACCTGGCGCGAGCGCGTCCGGCTCGACGACGGTGGCCGCTGGCCGGTTGACCTGGCGTCGAACGGCCTGCAACCGGGTTACGGCGACAACGGCGAGGCCGTGCCGCGGCTGAACACCTTCGGCAAGTACTTCGAGCAGGGCAATCCCGGGTTCAAGCACGGCTGGCACCGGATCACCGGCGCGTACGCCGGGTTCGCCGTCGGCGAGGCGCTGGGCATCCACGGCACGCTCGGCGAGGACGTGCCGCTGGGCCCGCTGACCCAGCAGCTGCTGTTCCTCACCGAAGGCATCATCCGCAGCCCGCACCGCGAGGACCCGGAGCAGGAGGGCCAGTTCGCCGTCGCGGCGGCTCGCGGCCTGCTGCGCTGGCTGCACACGCAGGGCGAACCGGTGCCGGGTCCGGTCGACGGCTGGCTGGCCCAGGTGCCCGAGCTGCGGACCAAGACCGAACCGGACGCCGGTGAGCTCGCCGCCCTCCGCGACCTGGCGCAGGAACGGCCGGGCACCGCGAAGGGCCCGGGCGCGCTGCTGGTCGCGCTGCCCGCCGCGCTCACCAACGGCTACGCGGGCGAAGGAATCACCGGCGGGGTCGCCGGCGCGGCCCGGCAACTCGCCGCGCTGACTCACGGCTCGGAGTTCGACATCGAGGCGGCCGCCTTCCTGGCCACCCTGTTCGACCGGTTGCTCACCAAGGACAAGGTGTGCCCGCCGGTCACCTCGGCGCGCGCGCTGTTCACCGGGAACTCCTGGGACGCGCTGCGGCACGCCGTGAACCGGGGCCTGATGACGATGGACGCGACGTCGAAGATCCCGCTGCTGCCCAAGCCATCCGGCTTCGGGCCGGGAACGGACACCGCCACCGTGCTGTCCGAGGTGCTCAGCGCGGTCAGCGGCTACGAGAACTACCCGGACCTGGCGCTGCACCGGTCGGTGACGCACGACGGCAGGCGCCCGCTCACCGGCGCGCTGGCCGGGGCGCTGATCGGGGCGCGCGTCGGCCTGCCCGGGCTGCCCTGGGTGTCGCGCCTGCGCTCGCGGTACCTGGTGGAGCACCTGGCGAGCGACGCCTTCTGGCACTTCGACCAGTACAGCCCGGTATTCGAGAGCACTTCAGGATGGGCGAGGCGGTACCCGCGATCGTGA